In Synechococcus sp. KORDI-100, a single window of DNA contains:
- the katG gene encoding catalase/peroxidase HPI, translating to MSKCPFSGHAGAVTPDSGTTNRNWWPKQLDLSILHQQHPASNPLGDSFNYAEEFKKLDYEALKQDLYALMGDSQDWWPSDWGHYGALFIRMAWHSAGTYRSADGRGGAGHGNQRFAPLNSWPDNINIDKARRLLWPIKQKYGNSISWGDLMILAGNCALESMGFKTFGFAGGREDIWAPEIDVFWGTETAWLTDQRHNAKGELEQPLSATEMGLIYVNPEGPEGNPDPLASGREVRDTFARMGMNNEETVALVAGGHTFGKAHGAAVADHVGAEPEGGSLEQQGLGWHSSYESGKGVHTISSGIEGAWKPHPTRWDGGYFEMMFTYDWELGKSPAGAWQWHPKNVRDEHLIPDAHDPTKSSPPMMTTADLSLRFDPTYEPIARRFRDDQDAFADAFARAWFKLTHRDLGPRSLYLGPEVPEQVLTWQDPIPPVDHPLIEGPEIDDLKQQLRASGLCVSELVSTAWASASSFRGSDKRGGANGARLRLAPQRSWEVNRPAQLDKVLGVLQGLQQSFNASRSDGKRVSLADLIVLAGGVGVEQAAAAAGHTLVVPFHPGRMDASEAETDAASFSVLRPIADGFRNWMRSGLEVPAEQLLVDRAQLLSLSAPEMTVLVGGLRVLGTNSDGSDRGVLTDRVGQLSNDYFVNLLDMETEWSVVEGVSQLYAGRGRGSGDQRWTATRADLVFGSNAQLRAVAEVYAQKDGEEAFLKDFLAAWVKVMELDRFDLR from the coding sequence ATGAGCAAGTGCCCCTTTTCCGGCCATGCCGGTGCCGTGACTCCGGATTCCGGCACGACGAACCGCAATTGGTGGCCGAAACAGCTTGATCTTTCGATCCTTCATCAACAGCATCCAGCCTCCAATCCCCTGGGCGACTCCTTCAATTACGCCGAGGAATTCAAAAAGCTTGATTACGAGGCCCTGAAACAGGATCTTTATGCCTTGATGGGTGATTCCCAGGACTGGTGGCCTTCGGACTGGGGTCATTACGGAGCGTTGTTCATTCGCATGGCCTGGCACAGCGCAGGCACCTATCGCAGTGCTGATGGCCGTGGCGGAGCCGGTCATGGAAATCAGCGATTCGCACCCCTGAACAGCTGGCCAGACAACATCAACATCGATAAGGCCCGTCGGTTGCTCTGGCCGATCAAGCAGAAGTATGGCAACAGCATCTCCTGGGGGGATCTGATGATCCTGGCGGGCAACTGTGCCCTGGAGTCGATGGGATTCAAAACCTTCGGTTTCGCCGGCGGGCGGGAGGACATCTGGGCGCCGGAGATCGATGTGTTCTGGGGAACGGAAACCGCCTGGCTGACCGATCAGCGCCATAATGCCAAGGGCGAGCTGGAGCAGCCTCTCTCCGCGACGGAGATGGGATTGATCTATGTCAATCCGGAGGGCCCCGAGGGGAACCCGGATCCCTTGGCCTCAGGCCGGGAGGTGCGTGACACCTTTGCTCGTATGGGCATGAACAACGAGGAAACCGTGGCTCTGGTGGCTGGCGGTCACACCTTTGGGAAGGCCCATGGTGCGGCCGTCGCTGACCATGTGGGCGCTGAGCCCGAGGGCGGCAGCCTCGAACAGCAGGGTCTGGGTTGGCACAGCAGTTACGAAAGCGGCAAGGGAGTGCACACCATCTCCAGCGGGATCGAGGGTGCCTGGAAACCCCATCCCACCCGTTGGGATGGTGGCTACTTCGAAATGATGTTCACCTACGACTGGGAACTCGGCAAAAGTCCCGCTGGCGCCTGGCAGTGGCATCCCAAAAACGTGCGAGACGAGCATCTGATCCCTGATGCTCACGACCCCACGAAATCGTCACCGCCGATGATGACGACAGCGGATCTTTCCCTGCGTTTTGATCCCACCTATGAACCGATTGCTCGGCGTTTCCGTGATGACCAGGACGCCTTTGCTGATGCCTTCGCTCGTGCCTGGTTCAAGCTCACCCACAGAGATCTAGGCCCACGATCGTTGTATCTGGGCCCCGAGGTTCCCGAGCAGGTGTTGACCTGGCAGGACCCGATCCCCCCCGTTGATCACCCCCTCATCGAGGGCCCTGAAATCGACGATCTCAAGCAACAGCTGCGGGCCAGTGGTCTTTGCGTTTCTGAGTTGGTCAGCACGGCCTGGGCTTCAGCCTCCAGTTTCCGTGGATCCGATAAGCGTGGTGGAGCGAATGGGGCCCGCCTGCGCCTGGCACCACAGCGCAGCTGGGAGGTGAATCGCCCCGCCCAGCTCGACAAGGTTCTCGGCGTGTTGCAAGGGCTTCAGCAGTCGTTCAATGCCAGCCGCAGTGATGGCAAGCGCGTGTCCCTAGCGGATCTCATCGTGCTCGCCGGGGGTGTCGGCGTGGAGCAGGCGGCAGCAGCAGCCGGGCACACGCTTGTGGTTCCGTTCCACCCTGGCCGGATGGACGCCAGCGAGGCTGAGACGGATGCAGCCTCCTTCTCGGTGCTGCGACCGATCGCCGATGGTTTTCGCAACTGGATGCGCTCCGGACTTGAGGTGCCGGCGGAACAGTTGCTAGTGGATCGTGCCCAGCTCCTCAGCCTCAGCGCCCCTGAAATGACCGTTCTGGTGGGGGGATTGCGGGTGCTTGGCACCAATTCAGATGGATCCGATCGGGGTGTGTTGACCGATCGTGTGGGTCAGCTCAGCAACGACTATTTCGTGAATCTTCTCGATATGGAGACCGAGTGGAGCGTCGTTGAGGGTGTCAGCCAGCTGTATGCGGGCCGCGGTCGCGGATCCGGTGATCAGCGATGGACGGCGACACGCGCTGATCTGGTGTTCGGCTCGAATGCCCAGCTTCGCGCTGTTGCCGAGGTGTATGCCCAGAAGGATGGTGAGGAGGCCTTTCTGAAGGACTTCTTAGCGGCCTGGGTGAAGGTGATGGAGCTTGATCGATTTGATCTGCGCTGA
- a CDS encoding metallophosphoesterase, whose product MQGDAIHLASIAVVLLHRRQMLQLLLGTGLGAAAMPALAKPQAPLRIGLISDLNSGYGSTSYIPAVHQGLHQLIALQPNLVVCAGDMVAGQKHGLTRQQLDAMWSSFEATVLHPLRIAGIPLLPTIGNHDGSPGFKADRDAVRRFWMPIRSQIGLDFIDASQFPFHYTVSQQGLFWLIWDASSAHIPDNQLIWAKHQLASSASTRAAARFVVGHLPLVGVGQNKDRAGEILNQEHVLQNLMETANVNAYISGHHHAWFSGRRGQLDLIQLGALGSGPRRLLQGGSAPQQTFTLLEINGPGNRITETTYSVATGRPLPWSSLPSTLKTRRGRLLRNRSQRPLNG is encoded by the coding sequence GTGCAAGGTGATGCAATCCATCTTGCTTCGATTGCTGTTGTGCTGCTGCACCGTCGCCAAATGTTGCAGCTGCTGCTTGGAACCGGCCTCGGTGCTGCAGCCATGCCAGCGCTCGCCAAACCGCAGGCTCCACTGCGTATCGGACTGATCAGCGACCTCAACAGCGGCTATGGATCAACGAGCTATATCCCCGCCGTCCATCAGGGGTTGCATCAGCTCATCGCTCTTCAACCAAACCTCGTTGTCTGTGCCGGAGACATGGTTGCTGGCCAGAAACACGGCCTCACACGTCAACAGCTTGATGCGATGTGGAGCAGCTTCGAAGCCACTGTGCTTCACCCGCTGCGAATTGCTGGCATCCCTTTGCTTCCCACCATCGGCAATCACGATGGCTCACCGGGATTCAAGGCTGATCGGGACGCTGTACGTCGATTTTGGATGCCAATCCGCTCACAAATAGGCCTTGACTTCATTGATGCCTCCCAATTCCCATTTCATTACACCGTGTCACAACAAGGGCTGTTTTGGCTGATCTGGGATGCCAGCTCCGCCCACATCCCAGACAACCAGTTGATCTGGGCAAAACATCAATTGGCCTCGTCGGCATCAACACGTGCTGCGGCACGTTTTGTCGTGGGCCATTTGCCATTGGTCGGCGTTGGGCAAAACAAAGATCGTGCTGGTGAAATCTTGAACCAAGAGCACGTTCTCCAGAACCTGATGGAGACCGCCAACGTAAACGCGTACATAAGTGGTCATCACCACGCCTGGTTTTCAGGACGCCGTGGCCAACTCGATCTCATTCAACTTGGAGCGCTTGGTAGTGGACCTCGGCGTTTACTGCAAGGAGGCTCTGCACCACAACAAACGTTCACGCTGCTCGAAATCAACGGACCCGGCAACAGAATCACTGAGACCACCTACTCGGTGGCCACAGGACGGCCTCTGCCATGGTCGTCACTTCCATCAACTCTCAAGACACGTCGAGGACGGCTCCTGCGCAACCGTTCTCAGAGGCCATTGAACGGTTGA
- a CDS encoding helix-turn-helix domain-containing protein has protein sequence MVRTKVKAADHLGINRTTLRRGLATV, from the coding sequence CTGGTCCGGACCAAAGTAAAGGCTGCCGACCACCTGGGTATCAACCGCACCACTCTGCGGCGAGGACTCGCCACTGTCTGA
- a CDS encoding photosystem II protein Y gives MDARLFLVMAPVLAAVSWAAFNIGRAAIGQLQMLLKRSRA, from the coding sequence ATCGATGCACGTCTTTTCCTCGTGATGGCTCCTGTTCTGGCTGCTGTGAGCTGGGCGGCATTCAACATCGGTCGAGCAGCAATCGGCCAGCTGCAGATGTTGCTCAAACGCAGCCGCGCCTGA
- a CDS encoding tetratricopeptide repeat protein: MPRGRPLLVGLTSAVGIGAGLLSTQTAYAQNATDLLNSGLDKAKSGNLKGAIADWTKAIEIYPKYALAYYNRGLARDKLGDFKGAIVDYTKAIKINPNYVRAYNNRGNSKHSLKDYQGAISDHTKSIKIDPNDANYYYNRGNSKRELGDLKGACTDWRKAAELGDEDAAQLIRNQC, from the coding sequence TTGCCAAGAGGACGCCCGTTACTGGTAGGGCTTACTTCTGCTGTTGGAATTGGAGCAGGGTTGCTGTCAACGCAAACAGCTTATGCACAGAATGCTACCGATCTGTTGAATTCAGGGCTTGATAAAGCAAAAAGTGGAAATCTAAAAGGAGCTATTGCGGATTGGACTAAGGCAATCGAGATCTATCCTAAATATGCCCTTGCCTATTACAATCGTGGGCTTGCGAGAGATAAATTAGGCGATTTCAAGGGCGCCATTGTCGATTACACAAAAGCAATTAAAATCAACCCCAATTATGTTAGGGCCTATAACAATCGCGGTAATTCTAAACATAGTTTAAAGGATTATCAGGGAGCAATTTCTGACCATACAAAGTCAATTAAGATTGACCCCAATGATGCAAACTACTACTACAATCGTGGCAATTCAAAGAGAGAATTAGGTGATCTCAAAGGTGCTTGCACCGATTGGAGAAAAGCAGCAGAGCTTGGGGATGAAGATGCTGCTCAATTGATTAGAAATCAGTGCTGA
- a CDS encoding gamma carbonic anhydrase family protein: MNGAEPWPTPQIDAAAWVAESAVVIGDVVMDEGSSLWPTAVARGDLEAIRIGAFSNVQDGSVLHGDPGQPVTIGREVTVGHRAVIHGATLNDGCLVGIGAVVLNGVTVGAGALVAAGSVVTKDVPPGTMVVGIPAQAKRDLSEQVVEQQRQHARRYAELAERHALNRQ; encoded by the coding sequence ATGAACGGTGCTGAGCCCTGGCCGACTCCGCAGATTGATGCCGCTGCCTGGGTGGCTGAATCGGCTGTGGTGATCGGAGATGTGGTGATGGATGAGGGAAGCAGCCTCTGGCCGACGGCGGTGGCGAGAGGTGATCTGGAGGCGATCCGGATCGGCGCCTTCAGCAATGTTCAGGATGGGTCGGTGCTGCACGGAGATCCCGGTCAGCCCGTCACGATCGGGCGTGAGGTCACTGTTGGGCACAGGGCTGTGATCCATGGCGCCACGTTGAACGACGGCTGCCTTGTTGGCATCGGCGCTGTTGTGCTGAACGGTGTCACGGTTGGGGCCGGGGCCCTGGTCGCCGCCGGCTCTGTGGTGACGAAGGATGTGCCGCCCGGGACGATGGTGGTCGGCATACCGGCTCAGGCCAAGCGTGACCTCAGCGAACAGGTTGTGGAGCAGCAACGGCAGCACGCTCGCCGTTACGCCGAACTGGCGGAGCGCCATGCCTTGAACCGTCAATGA
- a CDS encoding NAD(P)-binding protein, translated as MKLVDLAVIGAGLAGCSVLARLNQLGFHGSQALVEAGRGPGGRTATRRRRGHQTWRLDHGAPGFNLSTPGNPSLTSVLAPLRSSGILRREWGVFVGLDHRGQFVEVPNEEQLGGEWLRGHPAMASVCEGLLQQAAPHLQQVYGCRIRWLGKTSEGWELKDEEGAVVLKTKRLVLSGTLLAHPRSLAMLAWPDIPLREAVPAGVDPLFDEVLSVLSNSTASVRWNLMLEIKSQGKEDFPRQIWLTAKARERWGIERLAFQKQAASGWGLVIHGLDDGQAITPERQPGLIDAQEKRLRLLLPELIQAIPGLQSMSSDVNRPEPLGMMRWGAAQPLNWPLPRRLQWCPASNIGFCGDWIEGPGFGRAEGALDSGVQLAEQLIGECRT; from the coding sequence ATGAAGCTGGTTGATCTCGCTGTGATCGGTGCTGGACTCGCCGGATGCAGCGTGCTGGCACGTCTCAATCAGCTGGGATTTCACGGCTCGCAGGCACTGGTGGAAGCTGGACGCGGCCCCGGGGGACGGACGGCGACTCGCCGAAGGCGAGGCCATCAAACCTGGAGGCTCGACCATGGAGCACCAGGATTCAATCTCTCCACCCCAGGCAATCCATCCCTGACATCGGTGCTGGCTCCGCTGCGATCCAGCGGAATTCTGAGGCGCGAGTGGGGTGTCTTCGTGGGCCTCGACCATCGGGGCCAATTCGTCGAGGTGCCCAATGAAGAGCAGCTGGGAGGAGAATGGCTGCGCGGCCACCCCGCCATGGCCAGTGTCTGCGAGGGACTGCTGCAGCAAGCCGCTCCGCACCTTCAGCAGGTCTATGGATGTCGCATCCGCTGGCTGGGAAAAACCAGCGAGGGCTGGGAACTCAAAGACGAGGAGGGCGCCGTTGTGCTGAAGACAAAGCGGCTGGTCCTGAGCGGGACCCTGCTCGCCCACCCCCGGTCCCTGGCGATGTTGGCCTGGCCGGACATACCGCTGAGAGAAGCCGTTCCGGCAGGCGTCGATCCCCTGTTTGACGAGGTTTTGAGCGTGCTGAGCAACAGCACTGCATCCGTTCGCTGGAACCTGATGCTGGAGATCAAAAGCCAGGGCAAAGAGGATTTTCCACGTCAGATCTGGCTGACAGCCAAAGCCAGGGAGCGCTGGGGGATTGAACGTCTTGCGTTCCAGAAGCAAGCAGCCTCAGGCTGGGGTCTTGTGATCCACGGACTGGATGACGGACAGGCGATCACACCTGAACGCCAGCCAGGATTAATCGATGCTCAGGAGAAGCGACTTCGCCTGCTGTTGCCGGAACTGATCCAAGCCATTCCTGGACTCCAATCGATGTCCAGCGATGTCAACCGACCTGAGCCCCTGGGAATGATGCGCTGGGGAGCCGCTCAGCCGTTGAATTGGCCGTTACCAAGGAGACTTCAATGGTGCCCTGCCAGCAACATTGGTTTCTGCGGGGATTGGATTGAAGGGCCTGGCTTTGGTCGGGCAGAAGGGGCCCTGGACAGTGGCGTCCAACTTGCCGAACAACTGATCGGCGAATGCCGGACCTGA
- the crtH gene encoding carotenoid isomerase gives MTDQQQWDAVVIGAGIGGLVTASQLAAKGARVLVLERYLIPGGSGGAFQRKGYTFDVGASMIFGFGEKGHTNLLTRALADVGERCDTIPDPSQLEYHMPGGLQIAVDRNYEQFIADLSARFPHEAIGIRRFYDTCWQVFNCLDAMPLLSLEDPAYLAKVFFKAPLACLGLARWLPFNVGAVARQHISDEQLLKFIDIECFCWSVMPADRTPMINAGMVFSDRHAGGINYPRGGVGVIAEKLVNGLKRYGGAIRYKARVTDVVVENGQAVGVTLADGETIRARRVISNATRWDTFSGDVAESKPEGQALVDAVHTPAKEQVWRRRYVPSPSFLSLHLGVRAALIPEGTHCHHLLLEDWERMEDEQGVIFVSMPSLLDPDLAPEGHHIVHTFTPSSMQAWQGLSPSEYSQKKETDAARLIHRLEAILPGLSGAITHQEIGTPRSHRRFLGRFQGSYGPIPAMQLPGLLPMPFNRTGVRHLYCVGDSCFPGQGLNAVAFSGFACAHRVGVDLGLNPWALPA, from the coding sequence ATGACCGACCAGCAGCAGTGGGATGCCGTTGTGATCGGCGCCGGAATCGGCGGGTTGGTGACCGCCAGCCAGCTGGCTGCCAAGGGTGCACGTGTGCTGGTTCTGGAGCGTTATCTGATTCCAGGTGGCAGCGGTGGAGCGTTTCAGCGCAAGGGCTACACCTTTGATGTGGGGGCCTCGATGATCTTCGGCTTCGGTGAGAAGGGACACACCAACCTGCTGACTCGAGCCCTGGCCGATGTTGGGGAGCGCTGTGACACCATCCCCGATCCCTCCCAGCTTGAGTACCACATGCCAGGCGGTCTGCAGATCGCTGTGGATCGCAACTACGAGCAGTTCATTGCTGACCTCTCGGCCCGCTTCCCCCACGAGGCCATCGGCATCCGCCGCTTCTACGACACCTGTTGGCAGGTGTTCAACTGTCTGGACGCCATGCCGCTGCTGTCGCTGGAGGATCCGGCCTACCTCGCCAAGGTGTTTTTCAAGGCACCGCTGGCCTGTCTGGGCCTCGCCCGCTGGCTGCCGTTCAACGTTGGTGCGGTGGCGCGTCAGCACATCAGCGATGAACAGCTTCTGAAGTTCATCGACATCGAATGCTTCTGCTGGTCGGTGATGCCGGCGGATCGCACGCCAATGATCAATGCCGGCATGGTGTTCTCCGATCGTCATGCCGGGGGCATCAACTACCCCAGAGGCGGCGTTGGCGTGATCGCCGAGAAGCTCGTGAACGGCTTGAAGCGTTATGGCGGGGCCATTCGCTACAAGGCCAGGGTGACCGATGTGGTGGTGGAGAACGGTCAGGCCGTGGGCGTGACCCTTGCTGATGGGGAGACGATTCGAGCCAGGCGGGTGATTTCCAATGCCACCCGCTGGGACACGTTTTCCGGTGATGTCGCTGAGTCCAAACCCGAAGGTCAGGCTTTGGTGGATGCGGTCCACACACCAGCCAAGGAACAGGTCTGGCGTCGCCGTTACGTTCCCTCTCCGTCCTTTCTGTCGCTCCATCTCGGGGTGCGGGCGGCGTTGATCCCCGAGGGAACCCACTGCCACCATCTGCTTCTCGAGGATTGGGAGCGGATGGAGGACGAGCAAGGCGTGATCTTCGTTTCGATGCCTTCGCTGCTGGATCCGGATCTCGCTCCCGAAGGACACCACATCGTTCACACCTTCACGCCGTCATCGATGCAGGCCTGGCAGGGGCTAAGCCCTTCGGAGTACAGCCAGAAGAAAGAGACCGATGCGGCTCGACTGATCCATCGGCTCGAGGCAATTCTTCCGGGCCTCTCTGGTGCCATCACCCACCAGGAGATTGGAACACCTCGCAGTCATCGGCGTTTTCTGGGGCGATTCCAGGGCAGTTACGGTCCAATCCCAGCGATGCAACTCCCGGGGCTGCTGCCGATGCCCTTCAACCGCACCGGGGTGCGCCACCTGTACTGCGTGGGTGATTCATGTTTTCCAGGACAGGGGCTGAACGCCGTGGCCTTCAGCGGCTTTGCCTGTGCCCACCGCGTTGGCGTTGATCTGGGCCTGAATCCGTGGGCATTGCCGGCCTGA
- the trmFO gene encoding FADH(2)-oxidizing methylenetetrahydrofolate--tRNA-(uracil(54)-C(5))-methyltransferase TrmFO gives MSTQPAGVTVLGAGLAGTEATWQVARAGIPVRLVEMRPVRRSPAHHSSDFAELVCSNSFGSLSSDRAAGLLQEEMRRLGSLVISMADRHAVPAGGALAVDRGRYSAALTEALDQHPLVSIERREQQELPAPDRITVLATGPLTSEPLAEDLRRFTGRADCHFFDAASPIVHGDSIDNAIAFRASRYDKGDADYINCPMDREQYLAFRDALLTAEQADLKDFDQEQASFFEGCLPIEELARRGEDTMRYGPLKPIGLWDPRWGDVNDRDVRRARRAYAVVQLRQEDRDGRLWNLVGFQTNLKWGEQKRVLQMIPGLAAAEFVRFGVMHRNTFLESPQLLTPTLQFRHRPSLFAAGQITGTEGYAAAVAGGWLAGTNAARLVRGLAPIDLPATTMAGALTHFVSEAPTARFQPMPPNFGLLPDLPERIRDKRARYGAYRDRALTDLESVRNRSSQPLHA, from the coding sequence TTGTCCACTCAGCCTGCAGGGGTCACTGTTCTCGGAGCCGGTCTGGCCGGTACCGAGGCCACCTGGCAGGTCGCACGAGCCGGAATACCGGTGCGGCTTGTGGAGATGCGACCGGTTCGGCGCTCTCCGGCGCATCACAGCAGTGATTTCGCCGAGCTGGTCTGCAGCAACAGCTTTGGGTCCCTGAGCAGTGATCGAGCCGCAGGTCTGCTCCAGGAGGAGATGCGACGGCTCGGATCGCTGGTCATCTCCATGGCCGATCGCCATGCCGTGCCTGCCGGAGGAGCTCTGGCAGTCGATCGTGGTCGCTACAGCGCCGCCCTCACGGAGGCCCTTGATCAACATCCGCTGGTGTCGATTGAACGTCGCGAGCAGCAGGAGCTGCCCGCGCCGGACCGGATCACCGTCCTGGCCACAGGGCCCCTCACCAGTGAGCCGCTGGCAGAGGATCTCCGCCGTTTCACCGGACGCGCAGACTGTCACTTTTTCGATGCCGCCAGTCCGATCGTGCACGGCGACAGCATCGACAACGCGATCGCCTTCCGCGCCAGTCGTTACGACAAGGGAGATGCGGACTACATCAACTGTCCGATGGACCGGGAGCAGTACCTCGCGTTCCGCGACGCACTGCTGACCGCTGAACAGGCTGATCTGAAGGATTTCGATCAGGAGCAGGCCAGTTTCTTCGAGGGCTGTCTGCCGATTGAAGAGCTCGCCCGCCGTGGTGAAGACACCATGCGCTACGGACCGCTCAAGCCGATCGGTCTCTGGGATCCCCGCTGGGGCGATGTGAACGATCGCGATGTGCGTCGTGCCCGCCGCGCCTATGCGGTGGTGCAACTGCGTCAGGAGGACCGCGATGGACGCTTGTGGAATCTGGTGGGTTTTCAGACGAATCTCAAATGGGGTGAGCAGAAGCGCGTCCTCCAGATGATTCCCGGCCTGGCAGCTGCCGAATTCGTCCGTTTCGGGGTGATGCATCGAAACACCTTTCTTGAGTCGCCCCAGTTGCTTACGCCCACCCTGCAGTTCCGGCATCGCCCTTCCCTGTTTGCAGCAGGTCAGATCACCGGCACCGAGGGGTATGCCGCTGCTGTGGCCGGTGGCTGGTTGGCGGGCACCAATGCAGCACGGCTGGTGCGGGGCCTTGCTCCGATTGATCTCCCCGCCACGACCATGGCGGGGGCACTCACCCATTTCGTGAGTGAAGCCCCGACAGCCAGATTCCAACCGATGCCACCCAACTTCGGCCTGTTGCCGGATCTGCCCGAACGCATCCGCGACAAACGCGCCCGTTACGGTGCCTACCGGGATCGTGCTCTGACAGATCTCGAGTCTGTCCGCAATCGTTCGTCTCAGCCGCTCCACGCATGA